The following coding sequences are from one Virgibacillus necropolis window:
- a CDS encoding GNAT family N-acetyltransferase, with amino-acid sequence MISNLDLHDETEMKSILKIQLLAYQVEAKLIEFDGIPQLKDTAESIRACTETFLGYRWEGSLVGFLSYEVSGNEIDICRLVVHPSYFRKGIASSLLEFVLNENTELNRFTVSTGSKNIPAITLYKRFGFESYQEVPVAPGIYINLLERKNEERP; translated from the coding sequence ATGATTAGTAATTTGGATTTACATGATGAAACGGAAATGAAAAGTATTTTAAAAATTCAACTACTAGCATACCAAGTGGAAGCGAAGTTAATTGAATTTGATGGGATTCCTCAGCTGAAGGATACAGCTGAATCAATTAGAGCATGCACGGAAACCTTTCTTGGTTACAGATGGGAAGGATCATTGGTCGGGTTTCTTTCCTATGAAGTAAGTGGTAATGAAATAGACATTTGTAGGTTAGTTGTTCACCCTAGTTATTTCCGAAAAGGGATTGCGAGTAGTTTGTTGGAATTTGTATTAAATGAAAATACCGAATTGAACCGCTTCACAGTGAGCACTGGTTCAAAAAACATTCCGGCAATAACGTTATATAAACGTTTTGGCTTTGAATCCTATCAAGAAGTGCCAGTAGCCCCTGGTATATATATCAACTTGCTTGAAAGGAAAAACGAGGAAAGGCCCTAG
- a CDS encoding DUF1801 domain-containing protein — MTTKPSKKVDLFIDNLSAPIKEIAIRLREIVFETSPDIQEKIKWGMPSYIENGMVCYIQTAKNHVNFGFYFGAILTDRDSLLEGTGKKMRHIKIKKIEDIQQDQYAALIQEAIELET, encoded by the coding sequence ATGACAACAAAGCCAAGTAAAAAAGTCGATCTATTCATTGATAATTTATCAGCACCAATCAAAGAAATTGCTATCCGATTAAGAGAAATCGTTTTTGAAACATCCCCTGATATTCAGGAAAAAATTAAATGGGGAATGCCATCTTATATCGAAAACGGCATGGTATGTTATATTCAGACGGCCAAAAACCATGTGAACTTTGGTTTTTATTTTGGAGCTATACTTACTGATAGGGACAGCCTTCTTGAAGGCACTGGTAAAAAGATGCGCCATATTAAAATTAAAAAGATTGAGGATATTCAACAGGATCAATACGCAGCATTAATCCAAGAAGCAATCGAACTGGAGACATAA
- a CDS encoding reverse transcriptase-like protein, with protein MKVKLKWLYKGKKTEELALESAWTTQESMEQLLIDIEKTGRVKELIIIDEMGNEWKEKEFRKLKETIEQEAHDIVVYFDGGFDRATRTAGVGVVIYYQKNHTSYRLRTNQFIESMETNNEAEYAALHYAVLQLQEMGVHHLPCTFKGDAQGVLKQLVGEWPCYEEKLNVWLDRIELKLEELGIKPNYEVIGRKENKEADRLATQALNGIDIHSEKKVDRELE; from the coding sequence ATGAAAGTTAAGTTAAAGTGGTTATATAAAGGGAAGAAGACGGAAGAGCTGGCGCTTGAGTCAGCATGGACGACGCAAGAATCGATGGAGCAGTTACTAATTGATATAGAGAAAACAGGTCGCGTGAAAGAATTAATTATTATCGATGAAATGGGAAATGAATGGAAGGAAAAGGAATTCAGGAAGTTGAAGGAAACAATTGAACAAGAAGCCCACGATATAGTTGTTTATTTTGATGGTGGATTTGACCGTGCCACAAGAACTGCTGGAGTAGGCGTTGTTATTTATTATCAAAAAAACCATACAAGCTACCGTTTAAGAACGAATCAATTTATTGAATCAATGGAAACAAATAATGAAGCAGAATATGCAGCATTACATTATGCGGTATTGCAATTGCAGGAAATGGGTGTTCATCATCTTCCGTGTACTTTTAAGGGGGATGCCCAGGGTGTATTAAAACAATTAGTAGGTGAATGGCCTTGTTATGAGGAAAAATTAAATGTTTGGCTTGATCGAATTGAACTAAAATTAGAGGAGCTTGGAATTAAACCAAATTATGAGGTCATTGGTAGGAAAGAAAATAAAGAAGCAGATCGTCTTGCAACCCAAGCTTTAAATGGTATAGATATTCATAGTGAAAAGAAGGTAGACAGAGAATTGGAGTGA
- a CDS encoding MFS transporter, with protein sequence MENSNARVIKEDDFPQLSKNYPVFRFMGGNLISFFGDQIYLIAIPLIVLAITGSPFSMGAVAALERLPILLQPIIGILSDRLNRKRLLLICDFGRGLIVGLIGILFILDQLAMWHMYSGALIIGILSQIYNTSQFASVPNMVRRNDLHAVNSINTGIFNTAVLVAPGLGGLLISFYNPGYALLINSISFFIAFFTVLSITIKVTDTKSRGKRTFIEDIKEGFDFVVKTKPILFTNLAMLASIFGTTLFLTMMIFYLKDAIQLTTTQIGWLLSIGGIGAIFGSLATNFLKGKFSYRRILFFASFAGGLSIILFGLSNTYVSLILFNLMGTVAVSLMNPCIVTIRQTLTPDYLLGRVQATSRFMTWILLPIAALLAGVMAERVGTDTTILIGGAISTVASVVYLHPSLKYR encoded by the coding sequence ATGGAAAATAGTAATGCTAGGGTGATAAAGGAAGACGATTTTCCGCAGCTATCAAAGAACTATCCAGTGTTTCGCTTTATGGGAGGAAACTTAATTTCATTTTTTGGTGACCAAATTTACCTGATTGCTATACCTTTAATTGTACTTGCAATTACCGGTTCACCTTTTAGCATGGGAGCCGTTGCAGCCTTGGAGCGTCTACCTATCCTATTGCAACCAATCATTGGAATTCTTTCCGATCGATTGAATAGAAAAAGGCTATTACTTATTTGTGACTTTGGAAGGGGTTTGATTGTAGGCCTGATTGGTATTCTTTTTATCCTGGATCAATTAGCCATGTGGCACATGTATAGCGGGGCTTTAATAATTGGTATCTTAAGCCAAATTTATAATACTTCCCAATTTGCCTCTGTACCAAATATGGTCAGACGAAACGATCTCCATGCTGTTAATTCGATAAACACTGGGATTTTTAATACGGCGGTTTTGGTTGCACCAGGGTTAGGTGGGTTATTGATAAGTTTTTACAATCCAGGGTATGCATTATTAATCAATAGCATTAGTTTTTTCATTGCTTTCTTTACTGTCCTAAGTATTACTATAAAAGTTACTGATACTAAAAGTCGTGGAAAGCGTACATTTATAGAGGATATTAAAGAAGGATTTGACTTTGTAGTTAAGACCAAGCCAATATTGTTTACAAATTTGGCAATGCTAGCATCCATTTTTGGTACAACGCTTTTTCTTACCATGATGATTTTTTATTTAAAAGATGCCATTCAGTTGACGACTACTCAGATTGGTTGGTTATTGTCAATCGGTGGGATAGGTGCTATTTTTGGTTCATTGGCAACAAATTTCCTTAAAGGAAAGTTTTCCTATCGAAGAATATTATTTTTTGCCTCCTTTGCTGGTGGGTTATCCATCATTTTATTTGGTCTTTCGAATACATATGTCTCTTTGATACTATTTAATTTGATGGGGACAGTAGCTGTTTCGCTGATGAATCCTTGCATTGTTACAATCAGGCAAACACTTACTCCTGATTACTTATTAGGAAGAGTACAAGCTACTAGCCGTTTCATGACGTGGATACTCTTGCCGATAGCTGCATTATTGGCAGGTGTAATGGCTGAACGGGTTGGAACAGACACCACTATTTTAATTGGAGGGGCTATTTCAACGGTAGCTTCAGTTGTTTATTTGCATCCATCACTGAAATATAGATAA
- a CDS encoding DUF4383 domain-containing protein, with product MASKFAKVLGIIFIILGIVGFFMPMENIFDLTVAHNIVHLLSGIIALAVSSNEAKSAMYAKVFGIVYLLVAVIGLFVTEIAGLVLLPADNVLHFIIAFASIYVGFASPAGKAQRKVA from the coding sequence ATGGCTTCAAAATTTGCAAAAGTACTCGGTATTATTTTTATCATTTTAGGAATCGTAGGATTTTTTATGCCTATGGAAAACATCTTTGACCTAACAGTTGCACATAACATTGTTCATTTACTTTCAGGTATTATCGCTTTAGCAGTTAGCAGTAATGAAGCAAAAAGTGCAATGTATGCAAAAGTTTTTGGTATTGTCTATCTTCTAGTAGCAGTAATTGGGTTATTTGTAACAGAAATTGCTGGACTTGTACTTCTACCAGCAGACAACGTACTTCACTTTATCATTGCATTTGCATCAATTTATGTAGGTTTTGCTTCACCAGCAGGAAAAGCACAAAGAAAAGTAGCATAA
- a CDS encoding 5'-nucleotidase C-terminal domain-containing protein, whose amino-acid sequence MKNSTVKKMLNLFLMFTLVFMNFSTVLTTTVSAESNEAVAEELFISEYVEGSSYNKAIEIYNGTGAEVDLSSYQVELYSNGATEKSQSVTLSGTLQHGDVFVIAHKSADPSILNQTDLQDSSIVNFNGDDVVVLKKSETVLDVFGEIGTSSDFAKDVTQVRNASISKPNSSYANTEWAEYASNTFAYLGSHTMNGVDPEDPPVDPDPDAEVYSITEARNLSDGTAVIVEGIVTVDNSAISNGTQFTTYIQDETGGINIFAFEQGSIPNVEEGDRVKVTGELDSYKGLKEVVPNSIEVLEQSQALPEAQNITLADLQDPAVAETYEGELVHLTGFINNIPSTPAGGGYNISVVDAEFNGTTLRVMEGSLDPSLIETDKWYDITAIVSQYDAYQLIPTKQADIELAVEQPEPPSAAGVYESTVERVTDGDTIHIATPVLGGTKVRFLNMDTPETYTAHNDDPARDVINQNQKAMGEEAKAYMNELLQPGDEVLVKIGEEPTDQYGRLLAEIIRKEDGLNINVEMVKKGYAVTYFIAPFDEKVYPTYQNAVKEAKDAGLGIWNPENPLLELPFEFRANDDQKGFSKYVGNSDTMKYVVPNDWADVPVENRVFFWEEQTALDYGYSFVGDGGEDPNNLRVQLLSMNDLHGKIDQEYELDPDGDGTFSMYGKMDYVAGAIEAREQTNPNTLVVHAGDMIGGSSPVSGLLQDEPTVEIMEEIGFDVGTVGNHEFDEGTEELMRMVNGGEHPEGLGTENYDGMNFPVLCANCVYKDTNETFLPSYHVEEIDGEKIGFVGVLTQEAASMVMPAGIQDIKFIDETEPVNNAVAELQAQGVEAIVLLAHIPAEQAGASATGQAADLANEVNDEVDVILAAHNHQVVDGVVDNKLIVQASEYGKALADVDLEIDRTTGDIVKKEAEVVFVDQSQVTPDPTVTAILAKYTEQIAPIMNEVIGYNATDLTGDYSNDGDHGLGNLIADGMNAAMDSDFAMMNGGGIRADLLAGEVTWGDLYNIQPFGNTLMKFEIKGADLYPIIQEQLSAKYGPDYSISGFHYTWNDETNEVVDITLPDGTLVDMDKIYTLTVNNYMGTSTGPISELGVNPEMGPTDLDATVDFIESLNSSEANPFEYGPEGRITTTTELPGEEEEQPTVVVTPKKNNGTATVHTKDLEALESGVRVVINIQNDKKPRRLLLNKKQVDILKEKEVTLVVKNDVTSKTFVMVDIPSGVLKVSLEK is encoded by the coding sequence ATGAAAAATTCTACGGTTAAGAAGATGTTGAATCTATTTCTTATGTTTACGCTTGTTTTTATGAACTTTTCTACAGTTTTGACCACAACTGTATCAGCTGAAAGTAATGAAGCCGTTGCAGAGGAGTTGTTTATTTCAGAGTACGTTGAGGGAAGTTCGTACAACAAAGCAATTGAGATTTATAATGGAACAGGTGCTGAAGTAGATTTATCGAGCTATCAAGTAGAGTTATATAGTAATGGTGCTACAGAAAAAAGTCAATCTGTGACACTGTCAGGTACATTACAGCATGGTGATGTTTTTGTTATTGCGCATAAAAGTGCTGACCCAAGCATTTTAAACCAAACAGACCTACAAGACTCATCGATTGTTAATTTTAATGGTGATGATGTAGTTGTATTGAAAAAAAGCGAGACAGTACTAGATGTTTTCGGTGAAATAGGAACGAGTAGTGATTTCGCCAAAGATGTAACACAAGTAAGAAACGCATCAATTAGTAAACCAAATTCATCCTATGCTAATACGGAATGGGCAGAATATGCATCAAATACATTTGCATATCTTGGTTCACATACGATGAACGGAGTTGATCCAGAAGATCCTCCTGTTGATCCAGATCCAGATGCTGAGGTCTATTCTATTACAGAGGCACGAAATTTAAGTGATGGAACTGCTGTAATAGTGGAAGGTATCGTAACAGTTGATAATTCTGCAATCAGTAATGGCACGCAATTTACTACTTACATACAAGACGAGACTGGCGGCATTAACATTTTTGCATTTGAGCAAGGTTCTATCCCAAATGTAGAAGAAGGAGATAGAGTAAAGGTAACAGGCGAGCTAGATTCGTATAAGGGATTAAAAGAGGTTGTCCCGAATTCAATTGAGGTATTAGAGCAAAGTCAAGCCTTACCTGAAGCACAAAATATTACACTGGCAGATCTTCAAGATCCAGCAGTAGCCGAAACATATGAAGGGGAACTTGTCCACCTGACAGGTTTTATCAATAATATTCCTTCAACCCCGGCTGGTGGTGGATACAATATTTCTGTTGTAGACGCTGAGTTTAATGGAACTACGTTAAGAGTTATGGAAGGGTCACTTGATCCTTCATTGATTGAAACGGACAAATGGTACGATATCACGGCAATTGTCAGTCAATATGATGCGTATCAACTTATACCAACGAAACAAGCTGATATTGAGTTGGCAGTAGAACAACCAGAACCGCCATCTGCAGCTGGAGTCTATGAATCTACTGTTGAAAGAGTGACAGATGGAGATACGATTCATATAGCAACACCTGTTCTTGGAGGAACAAAGGTGCGTTTCTTAAATATGGACACGCCAGAAACATATACAGCGCATAATGATGATCCAGCTCGTGATGTAATTAATCAAAACCAAAAAGCTATGGGAGAAGAAGCAAAAGCATACATGAATGAACTTCTTCAACCTGGTGATGAAGTATTGGTCAAAATTGGAGAAGAACCTACTGATCAATATGGGAGATTGCTAGCTGAGATTATTCGTAAAGAAGATGGTTTAAACATTAACGTCGAAATGGTAAAGAAAGGATATGCAGTAACCTACTTTATTGCGCCATTTGATGAAAAAGTTTATCCAACTTATCAAAACGCTGTCAAGGAAGCGAAAGACGCTGGCCTTGGAATTTGGAATCCAGAAAATCCACTACTTGAATTACCATTTGAATTTCGAGCAAATGATGACCAAAAAGGATTTTCGAAATATGTCGGAAACTCTGACACAATGAAATATGTAGTACCAAACGACTGGGCAGATGTTCCAGTTGAAAATCGAGTATTTTTCTGGGAAGAGCAAACTGCACTAGATTACGGTTATTCCTTTGTTGGAGATGGAGGTGAAGATCCGAATAATCTCAGGGTACAATTACTAAGCATGAATGATTTACATGGGAAAATTGATCAGGAATATGAATTAGACCCTGATGGGGATGGCACGTTTAGTATGTATGGAAAAATGGATTATGTAGCGGGAGCAATAGAAGCCCGTGAACAAACCAATCCAAATACTTTAGTTGTTCATGCGGGTGACATGATTGGTGGAAGTTCACCAGTTTCAGGGTTACTTCAAGACGAACCAACAGTTGAAATCATGGAGGAAATTGGTTTTGATGTTGGAACGGTTGGGAACCATGAATTTGATGAAGGTACAGAAGAACTAATGCGTATGGTTAATGGTGGGGAACATCCTGAAGGTTTAGGAACTGAGAATTATGATGGGATGAATTTTCCAGTACTTTGTGCAAATTGTGTTTACAAGGATACAAATGAAACATTCTTGCCTTCGTATCATGTTGAAGAAATTGATGGAGAAAAGATAGGCTTTGTTGGTGTTTTAACACAAGAAGCAGCTAGTATGGTAATGCCTGCTGGGATTCAGGATATTAAATTCATTGATGAAACAGAACCTGTAAATAATGCAGTGGCAGAGCTCCAAGCGCAAGGTGTTGAGGCGATTGTTTTGTTAGCGCATATTCCTGCAGAACAGGCTGGTGCTAGTGCAACTGGGCAAGCTGCTGACCTGGCAAATGAAGTAAATGACGAAGTAGATGTTATTTTAGCAGCACATAATCATCAAGTTGTCGATGGTGTTGTGGATAATAAATTAATCGTTCAAGCTTCAGAGTATGGAAAAGCATTAGCGGATGTTGATTTGGAAATTGACCGAACTACAGGCGACATTGTGAAAAAGGAAGCAGAAGTTGTTTTTGTTGATCAGAGCCAAGTAACACCTGATCCAACAGTAACAGCTATCTTAGCAAAATATACAGAGCAAATTGCACCGATTATGAATGAGGTTATAGGATACAATGCAACAGATTTAACTGGAGATTATTCAAATGACGGTGATCACGGGTTAGGAAATCTAATTGCAGACGGAATGAATGCAGCAATGGATAGTGACTTTGCCATGATGAATGGTGGTGGAATTCGTGCAGATTTACTTGCTGGTGAAGTTACATGGGGTGATTTGTATAACATCCAGCCATTTGGCAACACCTTAATGAAGTTTGAAATAAAAGGTGCAGATCTTTATCCTATTATTCAAGAACAATTATCTGCGAAGTATGGACCGGACTACAGCATTAGTGGATTTCATTACACATGGAATGACGAAACGAATGAGGTCGTTGATATCACATTACCTGATGGAACCCTGGTTGATATGGATAAAATATATACATTAACTGTCAATAATTATATGGGAACATCAACTGGTCCAATAAGTGAACTAGGTGTCAATCCTGAAATGGGACCAACTGATTTGGATGCAACAGTAGACTTTATTGAAAGCTTAAATAGTTCAGAAGCCAACCCATTTGAATATGGACCAGAGGGACGCATTACTACTACAACAGAGTTGCCTGGTGAAGAAGAAGAGCAACCAACTGTTGTTGTTACACCAAAGAAAAATAATGGTACAGCAACTGTTCATACAAAAGATTTAGAAGCACTTGAATCAGGAGTACGGGTTGTAATTAATATTCAAAATGACAAGAAGCCGCGCAGATTGTTACTGAATAAGAAGCAAGTCGATATTCTAAAAGAAAAAGAAGTTACTTTGGTTGTAAAGAATGATGTAACCTCCAAAACATTTGTTATGGTAGATATACCAAGTGGTGTATTGAAGGTTAGTTTAGAAAAATAG
- a CDS encoding MerR family transcriptional regulator, whose translation MKVKEVADLVGISVRTLHHYDEIGLFKPNDTTESGYRVYSKNDLATLQQILFFKELGFPLKKIKEIMESPGFDRNEALEVQRNMLLEKRRRMDDMITMINKTIKNTKGEITMSEKEKFDGFDFSHNPYEQEARDRWGDNAVDDSNEKLGKMSKVQQKELGVEFDVIYKRLATLRHQQPESNAAQEGIDEWYIYLNKVGVYSLDAFKGLGQMYVDDDRFTKNIDKYGDGLAVFMRDAMAIYADNRK comes from the coding sequence TTGAAAGTCAAAGAAGTTGCGGATTTAGTCGGGATTAGTGTGCGCACACTACATCATTATGATGAAATAGGGTTATTCAAACCAAACGATACAACGGAATCAGGGTATCGAGTCTATTCGAAAAATGACCTCGCAACCCTACAGCAAATTTTATTTTTTAAAGAGCTCGGCTTCCCTTTGAAAAAGATTAAGGAAATCATGGAAAGCCCAGGCTTTGATCGAAACGAGGCATTAGAGGTACAACGAAATATGCTTCTAGAGAAAAGACGAAGAATGGATGACATGATTACGATGATTAACAAAACAATTAAAAACACGAAAGGAGAAATAACCATGAGTGAAAAAGAAAAATTCGATGGCTTTGATTTCAGCCACAATCCTTATGAGCAGGAAGCGCGTGACCGTTGGGGTGACAATGCAGTAGATGACTCAAATGAAAAGCTGGGAAAAATGTCAAAAGTTCAACAAAAAGAACTAGGTGTAGAATTCGATGTTATTTATAAAAGGCTAGCTACGTTACGTCATCAACAGCCTGAGTCCAACGCGGCCCAGGAAGGTATTGACGAGTGGTATATTTATTTGAATAAGGTCGGAGTCTATTCACTGGACGCTTTCAAAGGTCTTGGCCAAATGTATGTAGATGATGATCGTTTCACAAAAAATATTGATAAATATGGGGATGGATTAGCAGTATTTATGCGTGACGCGATGGCCATTTATGCGGATAACAGAAAGTAA
- a CDS encoding copper resistance CopC/CopD family protein gives MKNVKKIISIAILLLFSLSITLPSTVEAHTSLVEATPAADSQLEEIPETVTLTFSSTIAPNLSSVSITDQNDEQVKGTTKKISDDQKSILLQLPELKAGNYKVSYKVVSTDGHPVEGTYNFTLNLPEPMKNEDDANNKKIDPYTITVENKQTIEAPPQVSTTEPQHDHETSTYLIRLLYYFSILALAGWVSWGMASSIPSSSAKASYLKGSMVLRFFLLVMLLAYGYLEFNSLITGIDDLQSLLFQTVFGFAWMLMFVVSILGFFILHHSRIVDSVWIILLLIGEVLTGHAITYEPIIITTILDMIHLVAAAVWIGGLLLMVTFWKNHVEFVKGFLPRFSNYALISIITLTVTGSLMTIIFLPDLSLLWETLWGKVLLLKIAAVLIVIVLGSIVRKAMKSKEHTKMKHLIEWDFALMIGIVLLVSILTFVSPKPEISTASTETVTNTAVVHADVEPGKPSILKNFRVTLDMNGEELDPEDVSLTVNPVDKADKIVKIPLEMNEKKGGKVILQAKGKIELEAGKWESIVKIDNHKESEKLFTDTFTIKSIK, from the coding sequence ATGAAGAACGTTAAAAAAATCATTTCTATCGCTATTTTACTTTTATTCTCACTATCCATCACTCTACCATCTACAGTTGAGGCCCATACTTCCTTAGTCGAAGCAACACCTGCAGCAGATAGTCAATTGGAAGAAATTCCCGAAACGGTTACATTGACATTCAGTTCAACAATAGCACCTAACCTTTCTTCCGTATCCATTACTGATCAGAATGATGAGCAAGTAAAAGGCACAACAAAAAAGATAAGTGATGATCAAAAAAGCATCTTGTTGCAGCTACCTGAACTAAAGGCTGGTAATTATAAAGTAAGCTATAAAGTTGTTTCTACAGACGGCCATCCCGTAGAAGGAACATACAACTTCACATTAAATCTTCCAGAACCTATGAAAAATGAAGACGATGCAAACAATAAAAAAATCGACCCTTATACGATTACCGTTGAAAATAAACAAACAATAGAAGCACCACCACAAGTATCAACCACAGAACCGCAACATGATCACGAAACATCAACCTACCTTATTCGCTTATTGTATTACTTTTCTATCCTAGCTCTTGCTGGATGGGTATCTTGGGGAATGGCATCATCTATTCCTTCATCATCTGCTAAAGCGTCTTATCTAAAAGGATCTATGGTATTACGTTTCTTTCTTTTAGTCATGTTACTTGCCTATGGTTACTTAGAGTTTAATAGCTTGATAACCGGGATTGATGATCTACAATCACTTCTTTTCCAAACAGTATTCGGATTTGCATGGATGCTCATGTTTGTAGTAAGCATACTAGGTTTTTTCATCCTACACCATTCACGAATCGTTGATAGTGTTTGGATTATTTTACTGCTCATCGGTGAAGTCTTAACAGGTCATGCCATTACGTACGAACCTATAATTATTACAACAATTCTAGATATGATTCACCTAGTTGCAGCTGCAGTTTGGATCGGTGGATTACTCCTAATGGTTACTTTTTGGAAAAACCATGTTGAATTTGTTAAAGGGTTTTTGCCAAGGTTTTCAAACTATGCATTGATTAGTATTATCACGCTCACCGTTACAGGAAGTTTGATGACGATAATCTTTTTACCTGATTTATCATTACTATGGGAAACACTTTGGGGTAAAGTATTATTATTAAAAATAGCCGCAGTACTAATAGTAATCGTTCTTGGTTCTATCGTGCGTAAAGCGATGAAAAGCAAAGAACATACAAAAATGAAGCATCTTATCGAATGGGATTTTGCATTAATGATAGGGATCGTTCTGTTAGTAAGTATTTTAACCTTCGTCAGCCCTAAACCAGAAATCAGCACAGCAAGTACCGAAACTGTGACAAATACCGCTGTAGTTCATGCAGATGTTGAACCAGGAAAGCCAAGTATTCTAAAAAACTTCCGTGTAACACTTGATATGAACGGAGAAGAATTAGATCCAGAAGATGTCTCTTTAACGGTAAATCCAGTTGATAAAGCAGATAAAATTGTTAAAATACCGTTGGAAATGAATGAAAAAAAAGGCGGTAAAGTCATTCTTCAGGCAAAAGGTAAAATTGAGCTAGAGGCAGGTAAGTGGGAGTCTATAGTAAAGATAGACAATCATAAAGAATCAGAAAAACTATTCACTGATACATTTACCATTAAATCAATTAAATAA
- a CDS encoding ArsR/SmtB family transcription factor: MEVVNMTSRKRETYQIKLEHSLLWECALGIAAVTNARLIDTLEKSDDYWKGIKQSLSDEMLEHLNYVEENNTWKSLLQLLHQREFTDLTEFKMYIKNLTPEEMKYICIPYLGMYYQDIRNQAAYGDEAAINELKNASKDNPFFPTYIEYIGTVDTETLTTHLCLVMEGWYTAAIEPEADKLEAILERDIKAKKKMQDKMSAEELVEWATGGSTYHPEPSVYYVLLIPQYVYRPWNIVADVEGVKVFYYPVSNESIHPGDVYQPDNFLVHKHKALGDEVRLKIVKYLAEGDCTLQTITNKLAMGKSTIHHHLKILRSAKLVDINHSKYRLKRNTLDAMAKELQQYVYGK; encoded by the coding sequence ATGGAAGTAGTGAATATGACAAGTCGAAAAAGAGAAACCTATCAAATTAAATTAGAGCATTCATTATTATGGGAGTGTGCACTAGGAATTGCGGCAGTCACAAATGCAAGACTAATCGATACATTGGAGAAATCAGATGATTATTGGAAAGGGATTAAACAATCCTTGTCAGATGAAATGTTGGAACATCTTAACTATGTTGAAGAAAATAATACATGGAAGTCGCTATTACAACTTCTTCATCAAAGAGAATTCACGGATCTAACTGAATTTAAAATGTACATAAAAAATCTTACCCCTGAAGAGATGAAATATATTTGCATTCCTTATTTGGGGATGTACTATCAAGACATTAGAAATCAAGCCGCATATGGGGATGAAGCGGCTATCAATGAATTAAAGAATGCCTCCAAAGATAATCCGTTCTTCCCAACATATATTGAATACATTGGTACAGTTGATACGGAAACTTTAACAACACATCTTTGCTTAGTTATGGAAGGGTGGTATACGGCAGCTATTGAACCAGAAGCGGATAAACTTGAAGCTATTTTAGAACGGGACATTAAGGCAAAAAAGAAGATGCAAGATAAAATGTCAGCAGAAGAACTAGTTGAATGGGCGACAGGTGGAAGCACGTATCATCCTGAACCAAGTGTTTATTATGTTTTACTCATTCCGCAATATGTGTATCGTCCGTGGAATATAGTAGCAGATGTCGAGGGAGTAAAAGTCTTTTACTATCCCGTTTCGAACGAAAGTATCCATCCCGGTGACGTCTATCAACCTGATAACTTTTTAGTTCACAAGCACAAAGCGCTTGGTGATGAGGTTAGACTTAAAATTGTGAAGTATTTGGCTGAAGGCGATTGCACCCTTCAAACTATAACGAACAAATTGGCTATGGGAAAATCAACCATTCATCATCATTTAAAAATCCTACGGTCAGCAAAGTTGGTTGATATTAATCACTCAAAGTATAGATTGAAACGGAATACATTGGACGCTATGGCCAAAGAATTGCAGCAATATGTGTATGGAAAATAG